TGTTTGCATTAAGGTATGTAATGCGCACCGCGCGCGCCAGTTCGCTTTCCTGCGCCCGCTTGAGCGTGACAAGTTCGCCCACCTTGTCGCCGTTTGTGTCTTGCAACAGATTGTTATCAACGCCAGCACAAAGAGGAATGGCTTTTCTCGATACGGCTTTGATAATGCCGCCTGTCTCGATAAGGTCAAAGCCGAAAGCCAGTTCCAAGGGTTGCCAAGCGCTGCGCAAACTCATTGTGCTGTCGATCACATAGCCGTCGCAAGCCCCGTAGGCCTCATCAAAATCATAGGCGCTAAAGCCATAGTCCTTTGTGATATGCGCCATCAGGTCGGGCATATAGACCATGCCAACGCGGGAAGAGAGCCAATGCCCAAATTGCCAATTGTCCGCGTCGGCCCAGCTTGCCCGATCCAGCGGCCACGAAGGGAAAGGACGCGCGTCCCAGCTCCACACATGCACATTGTCCATGTCGATCATAGAGCCGTCATACTGGCTTGATGCCGGATTGTTGGCCTCATCCTGCCAATAGTCGAGCGTTGCCTTTAAGTGGCTATGCTGTTGCACATCATCCCGCGCCCCGCTGGAAAAGTAAGGCAAGGCAGACTCAGAGGATTTGGGATCAAAAAACACGTTGGGCTGATTGCTGGCCAAATCAAGCGCCGGACAACCAAGCTCGGTAAACCAGATCGGCTTGCTTTGTGGCGTCCAGCCGGTTGCCGAGGTTTGGCGTTCCCCGTCCGGTCTGTTGTGGTGACTGTTGCTCCACCAGCCTTTCAAATCTTTCTGGCGGTAAATCCAGTCTTCCCCATGCGCCCCGTCGCTGATTGGCGTCCGTGTCTGCGCTATGCGTGCCGCACTGTCTGCATAATAATAGTCGTAATATTCCCCGCCCTCGATGTTGGCCTTGAGATAGTCAAGGCTGTAAGGGGTTACAAAGCCGCGCTCCTGATCATAATCAAGATGCTCTCTACCCCGCCGCCAGTCAGACAGCGGAAAGTAATTATCAATTCCAATGAAATCAATATTAGCGTCCGACCATAGCGGGTCCATGTTAAATATAACATCGCCCGACCCGTCCCCCGGCCTGTGACTGTGATATTCTGACCAGTCCGCCGCATATCCGATTTTGACGGTCTCCCCGAGAATGGTGCGCACATCAGCGGCCAAGGCTTTAAGGCCCGAAACAAAGGGATAGCTTTGTTTTCCATCACGTATCGTGGTCATATTGACCATTTCCGAGCCGATGCAAAGAGAGGCCACCCCGCCCGCCGCTTTGGCCAGATTGGACAGATGCAAGACAAAGCGCCGGTAGCCCCAATCCTCCGCACCGGAATAGATAATCGTTTCATTCGAAATGGAAAAATCAGAGACAGAAGCAGAGCCGAGAAAGGCCCCGACCTGATCAGCCGCCGCGCTGGTCTGGTCAGGACTTCCCTCTTGCCCCGCTGCCGGGTGGCAAGTGATCCGGCCTCGCCATGGGAAAACGGATTGTTCAAGCCCGCCCCATGGATCGTCTAGCCCGTTGCCCTCTGGAATGTCTCCCATAAGAAACGGGTACAGCATCACCTCATAGCCGCGCGTCTTAAGCTCGGTAATGGCGTGAATGACGGATTTGTCCGAAGGCGTGCCCCCATAAACCGGATATTGGCTTCCCGCATCATCGCTCATTTGCGTAATCAAAAGCGCCGTGTCACGGGAAAGCCCCGCTACACGCCAATTATAGGGCGATGTTGGCTTGTTCCTGATTTCCACTTTCGGCCTGATTGTGCAGTTGCCACAGCGCAAATCATCAAAGAACCAAGCCACCACAAGGCACACGCTTTTTATGTTCGGCATGACGGTTTGAAGCTGATCAAGGGAGACGCAAAGATCAGAGGCGCCCTGTTTCTGGTGAACATTCTCCCACGCTTCAGAGATGACTTTACCAGAGGATGAAAGCTCTTTCTTAAGCACCGTTTCCGGTTCATAGCCAAACTCGGTCGAGCCGGGAATAAGATTGACCCCGCGAATGTCTTTCTCAAGCTGGCGGGATGGGGAAGGCCTGATAATCTCGAATGTGAATTGTGGAATCCGGTTGCCGTAGTCGGTGAGTTCCAGCCTGTCAAAGACAATGTAACAAAGCCCGCGATAGGCAGGCGCAAGCCCTTCTCCCTCCACGCTTTCAATCAAGCTGTCCGGCTCCTGGCTTTCGCTGCCGTCATAAAAGCGAAAGTCAATTTTTGACATGTCTATCTCGGTGCCATCGGCAAATATCCGGTTGAGATAAACGCCCGATCCTTCACAAATACCAATCGCAAAATTGGCGTAATATGTGTAGCTGGTTGTCTTGGCTTTTGCCCCGCCGCCCTTGCCGCCCTGTTTGGTGGTGGTGGCCACCTCTTCCAGTGATGTTGCCCAGATAACTTGCCCGCCAATGCGGGCGCGACCATAGGCACGATTGATCGCCGCCCCTTCGGTCGAGCTGGTCACCTGCAGGCTATCAAGGCGCGGCCCGTAGGCGTGTGTGTCCTTGCCACCGGCAAACAGCATGTTGTCAATCGCAGCACCGGCAACAGTCAAAGCAGAACCAATGATACCGGCACCGATTGACCCGGCACTAAAGCCGAATGCGCCGCTTATGGCAGGAGCCGCCGCAGCTAAAACCAAGGTTGCCATTTCAGGCCTCCAAATCAGGAAAACGAAAGACAGCGGCAATCATCCGCCGCCAGTGAGGGGAAAGGCTCACCTCGACCACACCACATTTCTCATAGGCGTGGATAAATCGCGTCTCGCCGGTCAGAATGCCAAGGTGCTTGGCGCTCTTTGCCCCGCGCCAACGTATGGCGAACACATCCCCCGGCCCCATGTCCTGCAAGGCGATTTCCTGCAAATAGGTCCGGCCCGCTGCCAATAGGCTTTCTGCGTTTGTGGCATCGCCCCAATCAGGCGAATAGGCCGGAATTTTTGTGACCTCATAGCCGTAAAGCTCCCGCCAAACACCGCGCACAAGCCCCAGACAATCGCAGCCTATGCCCTTGACGCTGGCCTGATGATGGTAAGGCGTGCCAAGCCAGCCCCGCGCGCTTTCTATGATCTGGCCTCGACTAATAGCGGTCATAGCGCACAGATCCCGTTAAATCGTCATCATCAGGGCTCGGGTAATTGGTCACAAAGTCATTGCCCGGCATATGGGGGCATCCCCGAAAGTTTGCCCCGTTGCCGAATTTTTTGACGCATGTTGCAAAGCGCTTGTCACAGCCAGCAACAAGTGTGAGCCTGTCACCTATGGCAACCGTTCGAAGAAAGGAGGACCAGACACCGAGCGTAACGATACTGCCCGTTACCATATGGCTTTGCAATTGATAGGAAAGCCCAGCATTTGCACCGCTGGTAAAGGTCAACACACCGCGATTGAACCAACCGGCCTCAAACCCTTCAGCGCCGGATATTTCGATCACCTGCCCGCCTGAATAGCCGGTAACGACTGCCTCCACCTGATAGGCGTCTTTGCTTACATCAACACCGCATCGATCATCCCCCAAGGTGGCATCACAACCGGCCTGATAAACCCGCCCCTGCTTTTGCTGCAATTGCGCTGCAAGGCCTCTTATCTCTGCACTGAAATAGGTGTCACCTCGCGTGATTTCTCCAAGGTTGCCCGACCGCATCAAAACCGCTTGGCTCGGGTCCATCCAATTGACCCGCCAGACCTCGACGCTTACCCCGTCATAGAGCCCCGCCGATATATCCTCTTCAGTTATGAAGTCCGCAGAAAGCGCCCCGTCCACATCGACGTTATCGACCGAAAGCCCGAGACTTGATTGCAGCTCTGTTGCTGTAAAGCCGCTGTCTGCCGAGTAGGTGACACCGCCAAAGGAAAGATCGCAGTCATGATCGGTAAAACCGAATAGTGCGCCATCGCGCCGTGTCAGCTTCCAACACCAACAAAGCGTTGTTGCGCCGCTTTCAAGATGGGCTTGCATGCCATCGGGCAAAATCTTCATAACATCAGCTCCACAATGGGAATGGAAGGAACAGAGATAAGCCGGTTGTTTTCCCAAGCGATTGAAAGGCCATCGGTGTCAAAGCGCACAGGGACATAGAATTCAAAGCCAGCCGTAAGCCTTGCGCCCGCCGCTGGCGGATTGTCGAGCGTGACCAGCCCCGCCGCATGATCAACGCTGTAAGCCGCATCAGAGAGCGCAGCGCCATCAAGAGCCAGCCGAACCGAGCCTTGCTTTGGTTTACTGATTTTCCGCCTGTAGGGATTGGCGCTACCGTAAGTCTTGCAAAGCTGGAATATTGTTTTCTGCCCGTCGCCTGTGCCGATCACCTGATCGGTTGGCTTGGGTTTTTCCAGAATGGCACATGAACGCAAATCGAACGGGTCGCAAAAGAGAAAGCCGGAAAGCCGCCCGCGTACATCTTCGAAAAAGGCAATGACTTCCTCAGCTTCAAAAATGTCGCGAATGCCGGTGCCAACGTCCCACGTGCGACGGGAATTCGCCCATTGCTGATTGCGTTCTTCCCTGCCCGATCCCGCTTCGACCACTTGCGTTTTACGTTGCGGCCCACCCGTTGCACCAAAGCCGATTTTGACAGGGAAAACCACCTCAAGAAATGCCGCCATGTCTAAAAGCTCCTATTGATTGCGCCCGCCTTGAGCCACCAGGCGCGCCATGGAAGCTGCAATCTGGCCTTTGGACTGCTTAAAGCCTTGAACATCAGGCGTCGAAATATACCAATTGTGCGTGTCGCCGCTCTTTGCCGCCTTGCCATAGGCAGACCCGAAAGGCCGGTTCGGTTCAATCCTTCCGGCCACATTGGGCGAGAATAATTCCACTCCGCGTTCGTTCACTTCATAGGTATTGCCCGGCAAAACGATTCCGCCGCCAGCCCTGCCGCCGGTAATGAAGGACGAAAGGGAAGAAAAGAGGCCGGAAAGCGCGCCGCCAGATTGGCCGGTCAACTGTGACATGAAACCGGACATAGGCCCCGAACCGAACAAAGCGGCTTGCGCAGCCGCATTGGCGATCTGCAAGGCAAGCGAACGCATGGCATCCTCTGCCGTTGTTGCCCCGCTCACAATGTCGGTTAGCATATCAAGGCCCGATTGACCCAGATATTCAAAACTCTGGCTTAGCTCTTCGGTTTGTAGCTGCATGGTTTTTGCCGTGTTTGCAGCCTCTTGCATGGCCACCCGCTTCGCCTGCAGTCCGTTCACAGCTAGAGCTATGGCCTGCCCCTCATCACTTTGAAGGCTAACCCCGGCTTTGGCCAAAGCGTTGTAAAGTTCCTGTTCATCTGAGGTGCGCCCAAGCTGCGCGGCCTCTTGCTCCAAGGCAAGAATAACGTCATGCACCTTGTCCACCTGATCGGCCTTTATCCGGCTTCCAGAGCCGCTGCCAGAGCCTCCACCAGAACCATTGCCTGTATTGGGCTTGGTGTTATGAGATCCCGAAGAGTCCCCGCCAAATGAGTTGGCTAGTTTTTGGGCTTTCTTCATATCCTCAATGATTTGACTATTCTCATCAATGAGGCCTTGTCTAACTTGGGATATCTGGTCGATTTGACGCTGAATAAAGGCGCGCGTGGTGTTGAGCTGACTATTGGCAAGCTGTTCATTCAGGTTGGCCAGTTCGTCGTCCAACCCGGTTAGCCTTGTGCTATTGCTATTCATGCGTCTTTGTTGAGCTTGCACACTCAGCTCATTGACTTCTTTGAAGTCATCAACCACGTCCGAAAGCTTGGATGCTATGCCGACAACCGCACCTTTCAGGTTGGTTCCAATTACTTTTGAGAGGGTTTCAAACTTGTTGTTGATCTCTTGCGCCCGCTTTGCGACATCATCCTCAAGAACAATTCCGAGTTTTTGCGCCTCTTCGCGCGCATCCCTCAGCCCCTTTTGACCCCGCTCGATCATTTGCACGAATTGCTCACCACCGGTGCCGCCGAAGACTTCATCAGCAATACGAATTTGCGCCGCCTTATCAAACTGTTGCAGCCGTCCGATAATGTCGTCAAATAGCTTGTCCGGCTCTTTCAGACGGGTTTTCAGGTCATCAGCAGAATAGCCCAGACGCTTGAACGCATCGGCTCCAGACCCGCTGCCCGTTGTGATGAATTCATCTGCTCGAAGCTGTAGTTCTTTAAGGCCATCTGTCAGGGCATCAATGGAAACATTGCTTTTGGAAGCTGCATATTGCAGTTCCTGAAAGGCTTCAAAGCTTACCCCTGCCCGTTCTGCCTCGGTTGCAAGATCGCTAATTCCTTCGGCTGAATTCTTGGCAAGCGCAGCAAGCCCCGCAAGCCCTCCTCCAACAGCAACACCGGCAAAGCCGCCTACTGCCGTAATGGCTCCCTTTGCGGCATTGCCAAGACCACCAAGCCGAGAGGTGAATTTGACAACGCTCTTTTCACTGCGCCCCATTGTGGTTGCGGTGTTCTTCTCGATTTTCTTTAAAGCATTGTTGAATTGGGTGGTGTTCGCCTCAATCCGCAGAACCAGCTTGTCAAGTTCTTCCTTATCCATATTGCGCCCTCAATTCGTCAAACCGTTCTTTCGACATGGTCGGTTTTTCTGGCTCGCCATATCGCTCGTTAAACCCTTCGATTGCTTCGACATAATCGCGCAAAGTGGCTTGGCTGAAATCGGAGGGACGCCAGCCAAGAAAGGCAAAAGCTATTTGCTTGATGCGGTGCCATGGGATGCGGTCGCTTCTGTCTCCCCCGCTTGCGGCTTTCCCGGCTGATTGGTTGCCTCTGGCATGCCCGCAGAGAGCGCGGCCACAATCCCTGCGTCCGCTTCCCCACCATCACGGCCAAAAAGCAGGCCTTCCACTTCATCGCAATTGCACGAAGCACAAAGACATTTAAGCCCTGCATAGGTCAGACGCGGGTCATGCACCGCCGCCATGAAATGCAATTGCTTGAGCCCTGAAATTTGAAGCTCAGCCATAAGAGCGGCAACCCGTGGCATGGTCGCATGGAGGGTGAAGGCCTTGCCATCCAGTTCAACAAGAACCTCCCCGGTCAGTTCATTGATTTGCATGATTTGCCCCTTAGCCCGCAGCTTCAGCCTTTGCCGCCCAAGTCGGCACACTTTCCCAGCCGAATTCTGCAGAAATCGCCAAGTCTTCGTTGGTGTTGCCGGTAAAGGTGATTTTGACGTAACAAGGTCCGGTAAAGCTGCCGTAGTTCGGCACTGTCACTTTGAATTTCATGGTGACGCCGGTGCGAGCCGCGTCGAAAATCGCTTTTGTACGGGTGTTGATTTCAGCGATACCAGAGCCGGTAAAACTTAGATCAATATTGCCAGCCCGCTTTGTGACTTGTGCCGGTTTGGTCCGGTCCCCGTCGCATTCAGGTACAATCCGGTCAACCAGTTCCGGCCCCATGGAAAAATCCGTGGACGTAATGCCGCAAAAGTCAACGTAAGTGTCCGCATTCTCAGGGTCTTCAACCTGAATAAACAGCTCTTGGCCAAGATGCTTTGTCATGTGCAAGCCTCATAGAGTTTGATTTCAAAACGCATGTCGCAAAAATAGACCCTGTTTTGAGGTCCGTTGATATCTTCCCCCCGCCAGATCACCCGCACGCTTGAACCGTCATCAAGCGTAAAGGCTGCTTTGTGCAGCACAGCCCTGATTTGCGCTGCAATGGCCATCGCTTCGGCCTTGCCCCTGTCGCGGCTATGAACCTCCAACATCTGAAAAATCACTTCGCCAAGGGCGTTTCCAATATCACTTTCATCGCTGGCATAATTGCCTAGAACACAAAATGGATAATGCTGCCCCACATGGCTTGGACGTGCCTTTGAGGGGCTTTCCGGCAAGAAGTCATAAACACGCCCGCCGCATATCCCCGCAGCTTTCAAGGCGCTTACGAGCTTCTCTTGTACCGCCGTAAAATCGAGTGCCATGGCTCACCTGTGCGTTACTGTCTTGACGGCCTTGTTTATGGTTCTGGATGTTCTGGATTTGATACGACGCTTTAGAACCCGATAGGCTGGCCAGAGATGCGGCCTCGCAGGCGTGCCCGGATGCGTTCTGTAAACTTTCCTGTCTCGTCCGCCGCTGCTTGTCCGCGCCCCGTATCTGCCCGGCTTTGTTCCAAACTCGATAAAGCGCCAAATGAAATCAGCAAACAGCCCCCAAGACGGCGTTTGCTTATGATCTTCAACTTGTTTCGCCTCAATGGTTTTTGCATAGTTTCCGGTTTTCTTTGGAGCATAGCTTCTAGCCAGATTGGCCAACTCATCTGCGCTTTTTTCAAGGCCCGGTCCAAGCTGCTTTTCAACCTCTGGCGCAATGCGCCTAAGCTGTCGGAAAGCCTTTTCCTTGCCGATCCATTTTGTTTTCGCCATCAAACCAGCTCCCCGCGCGTAACCGTCATTTGCAATTCGCGGCCCCGCTGGTCAGGGTTGATAATGCCGCCAATGCTGTAGATTTCGTCATCAATCAAAACCCGCCAATCTTCACCAACGGCTTTGGTCTTGATCGATCCACGCACGCGCAAAACACCGGTAACGGTCGCCTCGAAGCGCCCGCCGCCTTCTTTCTCATTTGCACGGTCAGGCCGGAAACCGCCCCAGACAGTAAGGTCATTGCCCCATTCTTCCTCTTGCCCGCCGCTGGCGGTATCCCGGTGCAATGGTTCCTGAAACGTCACCCGCTTGTTAAGCTTGCCCGCTTGCATCATGGCCCCCTTTGATTTCTTCCGTCACAAACTTGGTATGTTTGCAAATGAATGCCGCCGTTTTTTCGCCATCAATGCCGCCAATGGTGCATTCCCAAAAAGCCACACCAGCCAAATAGAGCCGCCACCACCAAGGAAATTTGACTTTCAATTTCAACCGTATTTCAGCCATCAGAAGACCTTTCTATGCGTTGACAGCAGAGCATCAACGGCGAGTGGAACCTGTGACGTTATGGTGCCAATGACCACAGCCTCACGATTTTCAAACCAATGCCCGACCATCAACTTGATAGCGTGCCGGATCCCCGCAGGCACCGCCGCCGCGTCCTCATATCCAACCCGCCAAGTAACCGTAATAGGCCCCGCGTCAGGATCAGCATCTGGCCAGCTCGCGCCGACCTTGAGGCAAGCAACAGCCCCAAGCACGCGCCGCTCAATCCGCACGCTCGAAAGGTCCACTGTCTGGCTTTCCCCATCCTCGTCAAAATAGGCGATGGACGTCAGATCAAGGAACGGCCCGAGGCAAAGAGGAAAGTCGCCCCACCATTCAAATTCTTGCGCCCATTCCTGTGTCATCAGGCATTTGCCCAAGATGCCGCTGTAACCATCCAGATAACTGA
This window of the uncultured Cohaesibacter sp. genome carries:
- a CDS encoding DUF2460 domain-containing protein yields the protein MAAFLEVVFPVKIGFGATGGPQRKTQVVEAGSGREERNQQWANSRRTWDVGTGIRDIFEAEEVIAFFEDVRGRLSGFLFCDPFDLRSCAILEKPKPTDQVIGTGDGQKTIFQLCKTYGSANPYRRKISKPKQGSVRLALDGAALSDAAYSVDHAAGLVTLDNPPAAGARLTAGFEFYVPVRFDTDGLSIAWENNRLISVPSIPIVELML
- a CDS encoding phage tail tube protein, which encodes MTKHLGQELFIQVEDPENADTYVDFCGITSTDFSMGPELVDRIVPECDGDRTKPAQVTKRAGNIDLSFTGSGIAEINTRTKAIFDAARTGVTMKFKVTVPNYGSFTGPCYVKITFTGNTNEDLAISAEFGWESVPTWAAKAEAAG
- a CDS encoding phage head closure protein, translating into MMQAGKLNKRVTFQEPLHRDTASGGQEEEWGNDLTVWGGFRPDRANEKEGGGRFEATVTGVLRVRGSIKTKAVGEDWRVLIDDEIYSIGGIINPDQRGRELQMTVTRGELV
- a CDS encoding head-tail connector protein: MKFAPYQITAPDALPVTLDEIKTHCRVDGESEDDYLTGLLQAAVSYLDGYSGILGKCLMTQEWAQEFEWWGDFPLCLGPFLDLTSIAYFDEDGESQTVDLSSVRIERRVLGAVACLKVGASWPDADPDAGPITVTWRVGYEDAAAVPAGIRHAIKLMVGHWFENREAVVIGTITSQVPLAVDALLSTHRKVF
- a CDS encoding HK97 gp10 family phage protein; translation: MAKTKWIGKEKAFRQLRRIAPEVEKQLGPGLEKSADELANLARSYAPKKTGNYAKTIEAKQVEDHKQTPSWGLFADFIWRFIEFGTKPGRYGARTSSGGRDRKVYRTHPGTPARPHLWPAYRVLKRRIKSRTSRTINKAVKTVTHR
- a CDS encoding DUF2163 domain-containing protein, which translates into the protein MKILPDGMQAHLESGATTLCWCWKLTRRDGALFGFTDHDCDLSFGGVTYSADSGFTATELQSSLGLSVDNVDVDGALSADFITEEDISAGLYDGVSVEVWRVNWMDPSQAVLMRSGNLGEITRGDTYFSAEIRGLAAQLQQKQGRVYQAGCDATLGDDRCGVDVSKDAYQVEAVVTGYSGGQVIEISGAEGFEAGWFNRGVLTFTSGANAGLSYQLQSHMVTGSIVTLGVWSSFLRTVAIGDRLTLVAGCDKRFATCVKKFGNGANFRGCPHMPGNDFVTNYPSPDDDDLTGSVRYDRY
- a CDS encoding glycoside hydrolase TIM-barrel-like domain-containing protein is translated as MATLVLAAAAPAISGAFGFSAGSIGAGIIGSALTVAGAAIDNMLFAGGKDTHAYGPRLDSLQVTSSTEGAAINRAYGRARIGGQVIWATSLEEVATTTKQGGKGGGAKAKTTSYTYYANFAIGICEGSGVYLNRIFADGTEIDMSKIDFRFYDGSESQEPDSLIESVEGEGLAPAYRGLCYIVFDRLELTDYGNRIPQFTFEIIRPSPSRQLEKDIRGVNLIPGSTEFGYEPETVLKKELSSSGKVISEAWENVHQKQGASDLCVSLDQLQTVMPNIKSVCLVVAWFFDDLRCGNCTIRPKVEIRNKPTSPYNWRVAGLSRDTALLITQMSDDAGSQYPVYGGTPSDKSVIHAITELKTRGYEVMLYPFLMGDIPEGNGLDDPWGGLEQSVFPWRGRITCHPAAGQEGSPDQTSAAADQVGAFLGSASVSDFSISNETIIYSGAEDWGYRRFVLHLSNLAKAAGGVASLCIGSEMVNMTTIRDGKQSYPFVSGLKALAADVRTILGETVKIGYAADWSEYHSHRPGDGSGDVIFNMDPLWSDANIDFIGIDNYFPLSDWRRGREHLDYDQERGFVTPYSLDYLKANIEGGEYYDYYYADSAARIAQTRTPISDGAHGEDWIYRQKDLKGWWSNSHHNRPDGERQTSATGWTPQSKPIWFTELGCPALDLASNQPNVFFDPKSSESALPYFSSGARDDVQQHSHLKATLDYWQDEANNPASSQYDGSMIDMDNVHVWSWDARPFPSWPLDRASWADADNWQFGHWLSSRVGMVYMPDLMAHITKDYGFSAYDFDEAYGACDGYVIDSTMSLRSAWQPLELAFGFDLIETGGIIKAVSRKAIPLCAGVDNNLLQDTNGDKVGELVTLKRAQESELARAVRITYLNANKAYNSGTVTAWSNFTGASSISESQLAIVMDEDRARAVADYLLQDVWAARETGQFALMPSMLALEPGDVLRLSTSKGTRELRLTDVKDGEGRTCEASGFIDAGLSVSGASLALKATKANGGLSRILARFMDLPLLQPDNDPNAGYVALSAMHWPGSALVLRSETESNWQTNMEFTHSAIIGETLTALGKGPLYVFDRANTLDIEVYSGSLLSVSEEELFSGSNAFALETSAGTWEIIQAQTVELIGTNRYRLSNLLRGQLGTESAMQDTVPAGAALVYLDQGIAQPDTKLSDIGKDYYWRYGPEGETVGSDLFTTEQHAFTGRALKPYAPVHAKWSSDEAGDHTITWIRRTRLDGDGWELYRVPLGEELEAYEVDIISGGDVVRTIETSTPEASYSATQRQTDLGSATAGYEVAIYQISQTIGRGDALKVAWW
- a CDS encoding DUF3168 domain-containing protein, with protein sequence MALDFTAVQEKLVSALKAAGICGGRVYDFLPESPSKARPSHVGQHYPFCVLGNYASDESDIGNALGEVIFQMLEVHSRDRGKAEAMAIAAQIRAVLHKAAFTLDDGSSVRVIWRGEDINGPQNRVYFCDMRFEIKLYEACT
- a CDS encoding NlpC/P60 family protein; its protein translation is MTAISRGQIIESARGWLGTPYHHQASVKGIGCDCLGLVRGVWRELYGYEVTKIPAYSPDWGDATNAESLLAAGRTYLQEIALQDMGPGDVFAIRWRGAKSAKHLGILTGETRFIHAYEKCGVVEVSLSPHWRRMIAAVFRFPDLEA